In the Syngnathus scovelli strain Florida chromosome 16, RoL_Ssco_1.2, whole genome shotgun sequence genome, one interval contains:
- the camsap3 gene encoding calmodulin-regulated spectrin-associated protein 3 isoform X1: MVDSIRKTFIVPDIKPLDLYDCTKAKICSSVAWLLAKSYGSAENVPAELRDPFYSDQYEQEHLKPPVTRLLQSSELYCRTYSLLLRGAGRTDSQPKDNVALLQLLAERNLVSKEPDSAVTDADLRHKPIKMSAHLAMMDALMAVGASETVTSVKSGASQHLLGGTLSWEDALLHWVNTLNQRLKELTEGAQSEQSPQAITENELQPLQPACPTRWYWKLVPLRYRKDKVQSKQNPVFPAVNEVRDLSSGCAIAAVLHYYCPGLLRLEDVCMKETMSATDSLHNLQFIREFCDSCLKSCCHLALEDLLYAPQELRLNTLSFVAELLHWFEVQRPDFVQPVDTLNGCTPSTPRGVSSNSTSPSILKKPFLPISSPASGSLNHSTSMSHLEGAGKTWSKKSRPLSAVSFSIPFGLDSDVDIVMGNPVITRSLSSDQLAPLSPNVTRSPFTPAEHPGKAASNGVHRASWCTQSPDHPILAENGIGATETGELPTIEEALQIIHNERKLEPRLHPDGAPDGFYLHSPDDPASSRHHRRSAPVSCSAPARSGMMHRSKGPTRTRNTSECSRDDDSVLRDGSVDSDASEDTPRAQSMPGTPGAQSDSGVKMTSFAERKKKQSEDSRKGSDDSVPPATSWDVKFEESPGKSPQLTNEMSELGVRLEEKRRAIEAQKKRIEAIFAKHRQRLGKSAFLQLKKEEDGEAKGGPSSAEEDLARLTLEERLASVEDDERESHVKGGLGLTKDKASTPGEKPAAPLGDYNNAVSKLTAALSSLQSDMQRLTEQQNQLVQKKVPGNKSWVIPPSPKTSTPSPSPARLSRESTRDLNSASPSPSRKLANHITPPKSPQVVHRRTQSMPPKSPKHGRPTEGRFPALSRVINVPTSVDRIPHLRRVNLSQSQIQTSSAFSIGDADSFDEVRSLAATPISTATLTPTRRHPTDDILSEVGSNDDESIFSVDVEARPSHANRKEGAARGGSSSGAPSECSFESDAPPAVVNGKRSSLIEISLSSLQGDAEEEEDQGPDPLPDELEAKSGVGFFFKDDKVRPEDEMAQRKAALLEKQQKRTEEMRKRKQEQDKDKPQWMVIEGWGNKSEDRPQTPGTPPASHTSSAEGTPQRRGDFTRQEYERRHQLKIMEDLDKVLRQKPTTVRGVKKQRPKTVFRDDSALAHSPIKGLLGSRLNKVYSQSTMNLSSMANDSGGLTVRRSTSRSHSPSRLMSPGRMSAHNGDWENGSTVSSTASIPEYTGPKLYKEPSFKSNKFIIHNAISRCCLAGKVNEPQKNKIVEEMEKSTANHFLILFRDSSCQFRAVYTMNPETEEMSRLTGIGPRVISLDMVESIYKYNSDRKQFTAIPSKTMSMSVDAITIPGHLWQKRPGTPKKLATPK, from the exons ATGGTGGACTCCATAAGGAAGACTTTTATCGTCCCCGATATCAAGCCACTGGATTTGTACGACTGCACTAAAGCAAAAATATGCTCAAGTGTCGCCTGGTTGTTGGCGAAGTCCTACGGCAGTGCAG AAAATGTCCCCGCCGAGCTGCGAGATCCCTTCTATTCTGACCAGTATGAGCAGGAGCACCTTAAACCGCCCGTCACTCGCCTCTTGCAGTCCTCGGAGCTTTATTGCCGCACCTACAGCCTCCTGCTGCGGGGCGCAGGCCGAACCGATTCGCAGCCCAAAGACAACGTCGCcctgctgcagctgctggcCGAGCGAAACCTGGTCTCCAAAGAGCCTGACTCAGCGGTGACTGACGCAGACCTGCGACACAAGCCCATCAAAATG AGTGCTCACCTGGCCATGATGGACGCCCTGATGGCCGTGGGAGCCTCGGAGACGGTGACTTCGGTCAAGTCGGGCGCTTCTCAACACCTCCTGGGCGGGACTTTGAGCTGGGAAGATGCTCTGCTGCACTGGGTTAACACG ctcaaccagAGGCTGAAGGAACTCACGGAAGGAGCCCAAAGTGAACAAAGCCCTCAAGCCATCACCGAGAATGAGCTCCAACCTCTTCAACCTGCT TGTCCTACTCGCTGGTACTGGAAACTAGTTCCT CTTCGCTACAGAAAGGATAAAGTTCAGTCCAAACAGAACCCCGTTTTCCCGGCAGTGAACGAAGTCCGAGACCTCTCTAGCGGCTGTGCTATCGCCGCTGTCCTACATTACTACTGCCCTGGCTTGCTAAGACTTGAAG ATGTTTGCATGAAGGAGACCATGTCGGCCACAGACAGCTTGCACAACCTGCAGTTCATCCGCGAGTTCTGCGACAGCTGCCTGAAGAGCTGCTGCCACTTGGCCTTGGAGGATTTGCTCTATGCGCCTCAAGAGCTTCGG cTCAACACGCTCAGCTTTGTAGCGGAGCTGCTCCACTGGTTCGAAGTGCAAAGGCCAGATTTTGTTCAACCGGTGGACACGTTGA ATGGCTGCACACCATCGACGCCCCGGGGTGTGAGCAGTAATAG CACTTCTCCATCTATCTTAAAGAAGCCTTTCCTCCCAATTTCCTCCCCTGCATCAG GGTCTTTGAATCACTCTACCTCAATGTCTCATTTAGAAGGAGCTGGAAAGACGTGGAGCAAGAAAAG CCGCCCCTTGTCAGCCGTTTCCTTCAGCATTCCTTTCGGCCTGGACAGCGACGTGGACATTGTGATGGGCAACCCGGTGATAACGCGATCGCTGAGCTCCGACCAGCTCGCCCCACTCAGCCCAAACGTGACTCGATCGCCCTTCACGCCTGCCGAGCACCCGGGCAAAGCTGCTTCCAACGGCGTCCACAGAGCCTCCTGGTGCACCCAGAGTCCCGATCATCCGATATTAGCGGAGAACGGCATCGGGGCGACTGAAACGGGGGAGCTGCCGACCATCGAGGAGGCTCTCCAGATCATTCACAACGAGAGAAAGTTGGAGCCTCGCTTGCATCCCGACGGCGCTCCCGACGGCTTCTACCTCCACTCTCCGGACGACCCCGCCAGCTCGAGACATCACAGAAGGTCGGCGCCCGTCAGCTGCTCGGCCCCGGCCCGCTCAGGAATGATGCACCGGTCCAAAGGGCCCACTCGAACCAGAAATACTTCGGAATGCTCGCGTGACGACGACTCGGTCTTAAGAGACGGCAGCGTGGATTCTGATGCGTCGGAGGACACGCCCCGGGCTCAGTCCATGCCCGGCACACCCGGAGCCCAGTCGGACAGCGGCGTAAAGATGACCAGCTTTGCGGAACGCAAAAAGAAGCAAAGTGAAGACTCTCGCAAAGGCAGCGACGATTCTGTTCCGCCCGCCACCAGCTGGGACGTGAAGTTTGAAGAAAGCCCCGGTAAGAGCCCTCAGCTCACCAATGAAATGTCAGAGCTCGGCGTACGTCTGGAGGAAAAGCGGCGGGCCATCGAAGCCCAGAAGAAGCGCATCGAGGCCATCTTTGCCAAGCATCGGCAAAGGCTGGGGAAGAGCGCCTTTCTACagctgaagaaggaggaggacggCGAGGCCAAAGGAGGCCCCTCCTCCGCCGAAGAAGACCTCGCTCGGTTGACGCTGGAGGAACGGCTGGCCAGCGTGGAGGACGACGAGCGTGAAAGTCACGTTAAAGGGGGACTCGGACTCACCAAAGACAAGGCAAGTACGCCCGGAGAAAAACCAGCAGCGCCACTTGGGGACTACAACAACGCCGTGTCTAAGCTGACTGCCGCGCTCAGTTCACTTCAGAGCGACATGCAGCGGCTCACCGAGCAGCAGAACCAACTGGTCCAGAAGAAAGTTCCTGGCAACAAATCCTGGGTCATCCCACCCAGCCCCAAGACTTCCACGCCGTCCCCCTCCCCCGCACGCCTCTCACGGGAATCCACCCGGGACTTGAATTCAGCCTCACCTTCGCCATCCCGCAAGCTGGCCAACCACATCACCCCTCCAAAGTCTCCTCAAGTGGTCCATCGTAGAACTCAGTCCATGCCCCCTAAGAGCCCCAAACACGGTCGCCCCACAGAGGGACGATTCCCGGCTCTATCGAGGGTCATCAACGTGCCGACGAGCGTTGACCGCATTCCGCATCTTCGTCGGGTGAACCTCTCGCAGTCTCAAATTCAGACGTCATCCGCGTTCTCCATCGGCGACGCCGATAGCTTTGACGAGGTTCGCTCTCTCGCTGCCACGCCCATCTCCACAGCGACGCTCACCCCAACTCGGCGTCATCCCACAGATGACATCCTCTCCGAAGTGGGCTCCAACGACGACGAAAGTATATTCAGCGTGGACGTGGAAGCCAGGCCCTCGCATGCCAACAGGAAGGAGGGGGCGGCAAGAGGGGGTTCCAGCTCCGGCGCCCCGTCTGAATGCTCCTTCGAGAGCGACGCCCCGCCCGCGGTCGTCAACGGCAAACGAAGTAGCCTTATTGAGATCTCGCTGTCTTCACTGCAAGGAGatgcagaggaggaggaggaccaaGGGCCCGATCCTTTGCCCGACGAGCTGGAGGCGAAATCAGGAGTCGGTTTCTTCTTCAAG GACGACAAGGTACGACCTGAAGATGAGATGGCGCAGAGGAAAGCTGCCTTGCTGGAGAAACAGCAGAAGCGGACAGAGGAGATGAGGAAACGCAAGCAGGAACAGGACAAAGA CAAGCCTCAGTGGATGGTCATCGAAGGCTGGGGCAACAAGAGTGAGGACCGACCCCAGACCCCCGGCACCCCTCCAGCATCGCACACCTCTTCGGCCGAGGGAACTCCCCAGCGCAGAGGAGATTTCACGCGGCAAGAGTATGAACGCAGGCATCAGCTGAAGATCATGGAGGACCTGGACAAGGTGCTCAGACAAAAGCCCACCACCGTGCGCGGCGTCAAGAAGCAGAGACCCAAGACCGTGTTCAGGGACGACTCGGCCCTCGCGCACAGCCCCATCAAGGGTCTCCTGG GCAGCCGGCTGAACAAAGTCTACTCCCAATCCACCATGAACTTGTCCTCCATGGCCAATGACTCTGGAGGCTTGACTGTCAGGAGATCTACCAG TCGTTCGCACTCTCCCTCCCGTCTCATGTCGCCGGGAAGAATGAGCGCTCACAACGGCGACTGGGAAAACGGCTCCACGGTTTCCTCCACTGCCTCCATCCCCGAGTACACAG GACCAAAGCTGTATAAAGAGCCAAGCTTTAAGTCCAACAAATTCATCATCCATAATGCCATCTCACGCTGCTGTCTGGCCGGCAAGGTCAACGAACCCCAGAAAAACAAGATTGTAGAG GAAATGGAGAAGAGCACAGCCAACCATTTCCTCATCCTCTTCAGGGACTCCAGTTGCCAGTTCCGGGCGGTGTATACCATGAACCCCGAAACGGAAGAGATGTCGCGGCTCACCGGCATCGGGCCTCGCGTTATCTCGCTGGACATGGTGGAGTCCATCTACAAGTACAACTCGGACCGCAAGCAGTTCACCGCCATCCCGTCCAAGACCATGTCCATGAGCGTGGACGCCATCACCATCCCCGGACACTTGTGGCAAAAGCGCCCGGGAACTCCCAAGAAGCTCGCCACCCCAAAATGA